The window CTTATACCACAAGGCTTTGATATGCATATTGGAAACTCCTTAGTTATTTGCAGGAGTCTCAAATGTTTCGTAACTTATTCACCTTCTAAAAATAGACAAGAAAAAAGTCAGAAGTAAACTTCTGACAATAAAAATATAAAATTAAATAAAAGATATAACTCTAAAATAATCCCAAGGGACATAATTATTGATGGCTAAATGATCTATAACAGCTGCTTCAGCTTTCTCAATTGAAATTGATCTTGATTTATGTTTTATGATTATTTTTGGTCCTTTAATTTCCGTTCCACCCTCATATCTACATAGTTGAGTCTCAATCGAATAATTATTCAAATTAACCATTTCCTTATATCGCTCCTTTTTGCTGCAATTCTGATACCGCTCTTCTAGCCATACTTAATACGGTTTGTCTTCTAACTTCAGACTCTAATCTCCAGTATAGTTTATCCATTGCCTCATTTATCGCTATACTGCCAAACAATTCGTATAGATAAGGATCATATCCCAAATCACCGCCATTAAAACTAATATTGCATTTCAGCAAATTGTTTTCAGGGTCGATTGCTCTCAGTTGTTCTTGTCTTGTAATCACTAAATTTACAACCGAAAAGAACTCTCCTCCAACTAGTCCTGCCATTACTAACACCTCCTAAGGATTCAGAATTGGTTGCCAACGAACACCATTATTAGTAGATATTTTCTTTGCCCTTAAACCACTGCGTTGAATTTTATTTTTAGCTATAACAAGACTATCTCTCGTAACAAAACCATTATAATGTGATGATTTAGTGATAATCTCCATTAAAGGCATATACTCATCTACTGAAAAAATCGCATTAAAGTAGAAACAAAACTCACATAAACTATTAGGTATCTGCAAGATTGGGTCTCGTGGAGACTTATTTGTGATAAGGGGGCAAATACCGATCACCACATACACCTTACCATTTAAGCCAATATTATCGATTCCGCAACAGCCATTTATAATTTGATCATTAAACGCATTATGACAGCCGTAATTTGACCCATCTTTACCATTACCATTTTTTGTATTAGTCATACACAAAATAGCAGCATAATTTTTAACATTTCTAAAGCGTCTTATTGTTTCTATCTGATCGCCTGCAAATTCAGGTTTTTCTGTTGGTACCAAGCCATCAGAAGTAAAAACCAAATGATGATAAGTTGCTGCTTTTGGTTCATCATTCTTGCCAATATAATAATATGATCTACAGTGAGCACATTTTCTTTTCTGCCTTTTTTCGCCATTACTATCCATATCAGCCATAAATCATCCCTACCCTTGCTCAAACATTTTAAGGAACGATCTTTAAAGATTATTGTAAAATATATAATTACTTAGTCAACTAGCTCTTACCCCACCATTTTTTTAAACGCTCTGAAATGATTTTTTCATAACCATGATCCGATGGTTTATAATATCTTTTACCAATCAGATTCTTAGGAAGATAATTTTCTTTAGTCCAGTTTTCTTTAAAATTATGGGGATATTTATAATCTTTCCCGTAACCCAACTTTTGAGCTAGTTTTGTTGGCGCGTTTCGTAAATGCAGCGGTATTGGTTCCAGTCTTTGATTTAAACAATCAAATTCCGCTTCATTAATAGCTATCTTAGAAGCATTTGATTTAGGGGCTGTTGATAGATATAAAGTTGTTTGAGACAAAATAAGTTTTGCCTCCGGCATACCAACAAAATGAACAGCGCTAGCGCAAGATTGAGCCAATATTAAAGCATGAGGATCCGCATTACCAATATCTTCTGAGGCAAAAATTACTAGCCTTCTCGCTATAAATACCGGATCTTCTCCGCTCTCCAACATTCTAGCTAAATAATGTACAGATGCATCAGGATCGCTTCCTCTTATACTTTTTATAAAAGCGGAAATGGTATCATAATGAGAATCACCTGCTTTATCATACTTAAGTTCTTTTTTGGTCAACGTTTCTTCAATATTTTTCAGTGTAATTTTTGAGTTTTTCTTTAAATTAGAAACGGCAATATCCAAAGCAGTTAAAGCTATCCTCGCATCTCCATTGGCGAATTTTACCAAATGGTTTGAGGCTCGTTTATCTATCTTAAGATTAAGCTTACCTAAGCCTTTTTCTTTATCCTTAAGCGTGCGACTTATGATTTCCTCTATATTTTGATCTGCAAGAGGTTCTAATCGAAATAGCCTTGAACGAGATAATAAAGCGGAATTTATTTCAAATCCGGGATTTTCGGTAGTATTGCCGATTAGAACTATAGTTCCATTTTCTATATAAGGGAGAAAAACATCTTGCTGGACTTTGTTAAAACGGTGGACCTCATCAACAAAAAGGATAGTCCTTTGGCTAAAACTAGTCATTTTTTCTCTGGCTTCTTTTACAACGTTTCTTATATCGGCAACCCCAGCGGTTACTGCTGAAAATTCAACAAAATAACTTTTTGTGCTATTGGCTATAATCCTTGCGATAGTTGTCTTACCTGTACCCGGAGGCCCCCAAAGGATGATTGAACTTAGCTTATCATTTTCGATTAATCGCCTTAAAGGCTTTCCTTTGCCTATCACATGCTCTTGACCAACAAACTCATCTAATGACCCAGGCCGCATTCTATCTGCCAAAGGTTTATATAATATATTGTCCATACTCATATTCTAACAACATGACGTAAAATAAAAAGTCTATTTAAAAATTGCCTCTATGAGGCAATTTTTAAGATTAAGCAATTATTTTTACTATTTTTACTTTACTGATTTCTTGACGATGGCCAGCTGTCCTCCTATATCTCTTTTTTGCTTT is drawn from bacterium CG_4_10_14_0_2_um_filter_33_32 and contains these coding sequences:
- a CDS encoding replication-associated recombination protein RarA produces the protein MSMDNILYKPLADRMRPGSLDEFVGQEHVIGKGKPLRRLIENDKLSSIILWGPPGTGKTTIARIIANSTKSYFVEFSAVTAGVADIRNVVKEAREKMTSFSQRTILFVDEVHRFNKVQQDVFLPYIENGTIVLIGNTTENPGFEINSALLSRSRLFRLEPLADQNIEEIISRTLKDKEKGLGKLNLKIDKRASNHLVKFANGDARIALTALDIAVSNLKKNSKITLKNIEETLTKKELKYDKAGDSHYDTISAFIKSIRGSDPDASVHYLARMLESGEDPVFIARRLVIFASEDIGNADPHALILAQSCASAVHFVGMPEAKLILSQTTLYLSTAPKSNASKIAINEAEFDCLNQRLEPIPLHLRNAPTKLAQKLGYGKDYKYPHNFKENWTKENYLPKNLIGKRYYKPSDHGYEKIISERLKKWWGKS